A single genomic interval of Rhododendron vialii isolate Sample 1 chromosome 3a, ASM3025357v1 harbors:
- the LOC131319485 gene encoding G-type lectin S-receptor-like serine/threonine-protein kinase SD3-1 isoform X1: protein MSFQPYAVMLGKEKILLGSAFQLFISTGFLLFSVSICQIPLGSKLSVVENNRWTSSNGNFAIGFFNRLAQYSVGIHFNSNSIPVSKQTVVWVAGADLTVGNNSYFHLTQDGDLVLFDSDVGFISWTSNTTNSSVASAVLLNTGNFVLLSKKREIVWQSFDTPTDTLLPSQTLSVIQTLRASSRNSISSYYSLHIKDQLQLRWENNVFYWNSKSRSKSILQAILNSDGTLQLLDQRSEVVWSVFGEDHNDSDVKYRFLRLDADGNLRMYSWFDVSKTWTPVWEAVENQCDVFATCGHCGICVFNSSGFPVCKCPFRATTTESSLKCLVPYGNDCKSGSFITKYEHTFLYGIYPPNGTVTLASLQKCKSLCQEDPRCTAVTFTNDVTPQCRIMKTQYITGQSNPSLSSISFVKRCSDPLAALPISPASSSSSPDGFCIPCLTGMALGTFLVFVVIQAGIGFYFYKRRKHMRRKAALAYTSTNSKGSIAFSFSEIKEVAANFKHQIGPKMFKGVLPNNQPVAVKDIKDVDIEARKFRNTVSKIGSIYHKNLVQLEGYCCDSNHRFLVYEFAKNGSLAKCIEDPKTCKRLTWGKRMEICLSIARAIAYLHSGCRQFLSHGNLKCENVVLDENFNAKVSEFGLGRERVGGERDVRDFGNMVVELVSGRREGGGVCEWAYELWKKGEVEMVVDRRIEGGLNSEQLERALRIAFWCLQFDEEMRPSMGEVIKVLEGTLSVDPPPPPFVSRRQQEVEESSESELEHRI, encoded by the exons ATGTCATTTCAG CCATATGCAGTTATGCTTGGGAAAGAGAAAATACTCCTGGGTTCAGCTTTCCAACTCTTCATCTCAACTGGATTCTTGCTCTTTTCCGTTTCCATCTGTCAAATTCCCTTgggttcaaaactttctgtcgTAGAAAACAACCGTTGGACCTCCTCCAATGGGAATTTCGCTATTGGGTTTTTTAACCGTTTGGCTCAGTATAGTGTCGGGATCCATTTCAATTCGAACTCCATTCCAGTCAGTAAACAAACAGTGGTTTGGGTTGCCGGAGCTGACTTAACTGTGGGCAATAATTCCTACTTCCATCTAACCCAAGATGGAGACCTGGTTTTGTTTGATTCCGATGTAGGATTCATTTCTTGGACAAGCAACACTACCAATTCATCCGTTGCTTCGGCAGTTCTCTTAAATACTGGCAACTTTGTTCTTCTCagcaaaaagagagagattgttTGGCAAAGCTTTGACACCCCAACTGACACACTTCTACCCTCTCAGACTCTATCTGTTATTCAGACACTCCGTGCTTCAAGTAGAAATTCAATATCAAGTTACTACAGTCTTCACATAAAAGACCAATTGCAACTCCGGTGGGAAAACAATGTTTTCTACTGGAATAGCAAAAGCAGATCCAAATCGATTTTACAAGCCATTCTCAACTCCGACGGAACCCTACAGCTTCTTGACCAAAGATCGGAAGTGGTTTGGTCTGTTTTTGGAGAAGATCACAATGATTCGGATGTGAAATACCGATTTCTTAGACTGGATGCGGATGGAAATCTTCGGATGTACTCATGGTTTGATGTTTCAAAGACGTGGACCCCGGTTTGGGAAGCTGTTGAGAATCAGTGTGATGTTTTCGCAACTTGTGGGCATTGTGGAATATGCGTTTTTAATTCTTCTGGGTTTCCTGTCTGCAAATGCCCCTTTAGAGCTACTACAACTGAGTCTAGCTTGAAATGTTTGGTTCCATATGGCAATGACTGTAAATCTGGTTCCTTCATCACAAAATATGAGCATACATTTTTGTATGGAATTTACCCACCGAATGGAACGGTCACACTGGCTAGTTTGCAGAAATGCAAGAGTTTGTGCCAAGAAGACCCTCGTTGCACTGCGGTGACTTTCACGAATGATGTGACTCCACAATGCCGGATTATGAAAACACAATACATTACTGGTCAATCAAACCCATCTTTGAGTTCTATATCTTTTGTTAAGAGGTGCTCCGATCCACTTGCTGCTTTACCTATTTCCCCTGCATCTTCATCGTCTTCTCCAGATGGGTTTTGTATTCCTTGCCTAACTGGAATGGCATTAGGCACATTTTTAGTGTTTGTTGTAATTCAGGCTGGGATCGGCTTCTATTTCTACAAGAGAAGGAAACATATGAGGAGGAAAGCTGCTTTAGCTTACACTAGTACCAACTCAAAAGGTTCTATTGCATTTTCCTTCTCTGAAATCAAAGAAGTTGCAGCAAATTTTAAGCACCAAATTGGACCAAAGATGTTCAAAGGTGTGCTTCCAAACAATCAACCGGTTGCAGTGAAAGACATCAAAGATGTAGATATTGAAGCTAGAAAGTTCCGAAACACGGTTTCAAAAATTGGAAGTATTTACCACAAAAACCTTGTTCAGCTCGAGGGTTACTGTTGTGATTCAAACCATAGATTTTTGGTCTACGAGTTTGCCAAGAACGGTTCACTGGCAAAATGCATAGAAGATCCTAAGACGTGCAAGAGGTTGACATGGGGGAAGAGAATGGAGATATGCTTATCCATCGCAAGGGCAATTGCTTACTTGCACTCGGGATGTAGACAGTTCTTGAGTCACGGTAACTTGAAATGCGAGAATGTGGTTTTGGACGAAAACTTCAATGCCAAGGTGAGCGAATTCgggttggggagagagagagttggcggagagagagatgtgagggATTTTGGCAATATGGTGGTGGAATTGGTAAGTGGGCGACGAGAGGGTGGTGGTGTTTGCGAGTGGGCTTATGAGTTGTGGAAAAAAGGAGAGGTGGAGATGGTAGTAGACCGGAGAATAGAGGGTGGTTTGAATTCGGAACAATTGGAAAGGGCATTGAGGATTGCATTCTGGTGTTTGCAATTTGATGAGGAAATGAGGCCTTCAATGGGAGAAGTCATTAAGGTGTTGGAAGGCACTTTGAGTGTGGATCCTCCTCCACCCCCTTTCGTTTCCCGCAGGCAACAAGAGGTAGAGGAATCATCAGAGTCTGAACTAGAGCATAGAATCTAA
- the LOC131319485 gene encoding G-type lectin S-receptor-like serine/threonine-protein kinase SD3-1 isoform X2, whose translation MLGKEKILLGSAFQLFISTGFLLFSVSICQIPLGSKLSVVENNRWTSSNGNFAIGFFNRLAQYSVGIHFNSNSIPVSKQTVVWVAGADLTVGNNSYFHLTQDGDLVLFDSDVGFISWTSNTTNSSVASAVLLNTGNFVLLSKKREIVWQSFDTPTDTLLPSQTLSVIQTLRASSRNSISSYYSLHIKDQLQLRWENNVFYWNSKSRSKSILQAILNSDGTLQLLDQRSEVVWSVFGEDHNDSDVKYRFLRLDADGNLRMYSWFDVSKTWTPVWEAVENQCDVFATCGHCGICVFNSSGFPVCKCPFRATTTESSLKCLVPYGNDCKSGSFITKYEHTFLYGIYPPNGTVTLASLQKCKSLCQEDPRCTAVTFTNDVTPQCRIMKTQYITGQSNPSLSSISFVKRCSDPLAALPISPASSSSSPDGFCIPCLTGMALGTFLVFVVIQAGIGFYFYKRRKHMRRKAALAYTSTNSKGSIAFSFSEIKEVAANFKHQIGPKMFKGVLPNNQPVAVKDIKDVDIEARKFRNTVSKIGSIYHKNLVQLEGYCCDSNHRFLVYEFAKNGSLAKCIEDPKTCKRLTWGKRMEICLSIARAIAYLHSGCRQFLSHGNLKCENVVLDENFNAKVSEFGLGRERVGGERDVRDFGNMVVELVSGRREGGGVCEWAYELWKKGEVEMVVDRRIEGGLNSEQLERALRIAFWCLQFDEEMRPSMGEVIKVLEGTLSVDPPPPPFVSRRQQEVEESSESELEHRI comes from the coding sequence ATGCTTGGGAAAGAGAAAATACTCCTGGGTTCAGCTTTCCAACTCTTCATCTCAACTGGATTCTTGCTCTTTTCCGTTTCCATCTGTCAAATTCCCTTgggttcaaaactttctgtcgTAGAAAACAACCGTTGGACCTCCTCCAATGGGAATTTCGCTATTGGGTTTTTTAACCGTTTGGCTCAGTATAGTGTCGGGATCCATTTCAATTCGAACTCCATTCCAGTCAGTAAACAAACAGTGGTTTGGGTTGCCGGAGCTGACTTAACTGTGGGCAATAATTCCTACTTCCATCTAACCCAAGATGGAGACCTGGTTTTGTTTGATTCCGATGTAGGATTCATTTCTTGGACAAGCAACACTACCAATTCATCCGTTGCTTCGGCAGTTCTCTTAAATACTGGCAACTTTGTTCTTCTCagcaaaaagagagagattgttTGGCAAAGCTTTGACACCCCAACTGACACACTTCTACCCTCTCAGACTCTATCTGTTATTCAGACACTCCGTGCTTCAAGTAGAAATTCAATATCAAGTTACTACAGTCTTCACATAAAAGACCAATTGCAACTCCGGTGGGAAAACAATGTTTTCTACTGGAATAGCAAAAGCAGATCCAAATCGATTTTACAAGCCATTCTCAACTCCGACGGAACCCTACAGCTTCTTGACCAAAGATCGGAAGTGGTTTGGTCTGTTTTTGGAGAAGATCACAATGATTCGGATGTGAAATACCGATTTCTTAGACTGGATGCGGATGGAAATCTTCGGATGTACTCATGGTTTGATGTTTCAAAGACGTGGACCCCGGTTTGGGAAGCTGTTGAGAATCAGTGTGATGTTTTCGCAACTTGTGGGCATTGTGGAATATGCGTTTTTAATTCTTCTGGGTTTCCTGTCTGCAAATGCCCCTTTAGAGCTACTACAACTGAGTCTAGCTTGAAATGTTTGGTTCCATATGGCAATGACTGTAAATCTGGTTCCTTCATCACAAAATATGAGCATACATTTTTGTATGGAATTTACCCACCGAATGGAACGGTCACACTGGCTAGTTTGCAGAAATGCAAGAGTTTGTGCCAAGAAGACCCTCGTTGCACTGCGGTGACTTTCACGAATGATGTGACTCCACAATGCCGGATTATGAAAACACAATACATTACTGGTCAATCAAACCCATCTTTGAGTTCTATATCTTTTGTTAAGAGGTGCTCCGATCCACTTGCTGCTTTACCTATTTCCCCTGCATCTTCATCGTCTTCTCCAGATGGGTTTTGTATTCCTTGCCTAACTGGAATGGCATTAGGCACATTTTTAGTGTTTGTTGTAATTCAGGCTGGGATCGGCTTCTATTTCTACAAGAGAAGGAAACATATGAGGAGGAAAGCTGCTTTAGCTTACACTAGTACCAACTCAAAAGGTTCTATTGCATTTTCCTTCTCTGAAATCAAAGAAGTTGCAGCAAATTTTAAGCACCAAATTGGACCAAAGATGTTCAAAGGTGTGCTTCCAAACAATCAACCGGTTGCAGTGAAAGACATCAAAGATGTAGATATTGAAGCTAGAAAGTTCCGAAACACGGTTTCAAAAATTGGAAGTATTTACCACAAAAACCTTGTTCAGCTCGAGGGTTACTGTTGTGATTCAAACCATAGATTTTTGGTCTACGAGTTTGCCAAGAACGGTTCACTGGCAAAATGCATAGAAGATCCTAAGACGTGCAAGAGGTTGACATGGGGGAAGAGAATGGAGATATGCTTATCCATCGCAAGGGCAATTGCTTACTTGCACTCGGGATGTAGACAGTTCTTGAGTCACGGTAACTTGAAATGCGAGAATGTGGTTTTGGACGAAAACTTCAATGCCAAGGTGAGCGAATTCgggttggggagagagagagttggcggagagagagatgtgagggATTTTGGCAATATGGTGGTGGAATTGGTAAGTGGGCGACGAGAGGGTGGTGGTGTTTGCGAGTGGGCTTATGAGTTGTGGAAAAAAGGAGAGGTGGAGATGGTAGTAGACCGGAGAATAGAGGGTGGTTTGAATTCGGAACAATTGGAAAGGGCATTGAGGATTGCATTCTGGTGTTTGCAATTTGATGAGGAAATGAGGCCTTCAATGGGAGAAGTCATTAAGGTGTTGGAAGGCACTTTGAGTGTGGATCCTCCTCCACCCCCTTTCGTTTCCCGCAGGCAACAAGAGGTAGAGGAATCATCAGAGTCTGAACTAGAGCATAGAATCTAA